The Primulina tabacum isolate GXHZ01 chromosome 7, ASM2559414v2, whole genome shotgun sequence genome includes a window with the following:
- the LOC142551394 gene encoding protein PLASTID MOVEMENT IMPAIRED 1-like — protein sequence MAADYSARRNSNTQILQELEELSETMYQSHSSNTARRTGSLAIPRTAIPTTDFTGAEKNEMKIDQKPRTRRMSLSPWRSRQKIDEETEQTKQSERSAPKEGKSKWTDDQPAATSEKKGIWNWKPMRALSHIGMQKLSCLFSVEVVAVQGLPASMNGLRMAVCVRKKESNEGAVQTMPSRVAQGAADFEETLFMRCHIYFTPGSGTQMKFEPRPFLIYVVAVDADELDFGKSTVDLSNMVQESVKNRIRQWDSTLNLSGKAKGGALVLKLGFQIMEKDGGLGIYSQPEGQGQKTGKSRIYSPSIARKQSKSSFSIPSPRMSSRDEAWTPSQTREAEDLKGIDELNLDEPAPLPPPPPSISLPVKKPEVQETKMDDNDLIDFDVEDKGVEIQDKDREEEEQSEENSNKVSFSSEVVKEEVQVQDQSHITRLTELDSIAQQIKALESLMGGEKPIKTDEETMIEVLDADEDKVTREFLQMLEDADDDMKVNRDETHLLKLEKYENTEEMDSEAFLPDLGKGLGCVVQTRNGGYLAATNPLDTAVARKDAPKLAMQISKPLILQSNKSGFELFQKMAAIGLEELTSEILSLMPLDELKGKTAEQIAFEGIASQIIQGRDKEGASSSAARSIAALKSIRTALNSGRKERFSTGIWSVSEESLTVNDILAFSMQKIDNMTVEGLKIQADIAEEDAPFDVSPLDAKTTAADGKVFNHLLDSAIPIEDWIEQKNAKGSDDDAATITMSVAVQLRDPMRQYEAVGAPMIALIHAPCISSKPSYNYEENKYKATSLQVGGIKIRTSGNKNMWDTEKQRLTSLQWFVAYGLGKAGKKAKSFASKGPDLLWSISSRVMADMWLKPIRNPDVKFTK from the coding sequence ATGGCAGCTGATTACTCAGCAAGAAGAAATTCAAACACACAAATTCTACAAGAACTCGAGGAACTTAGTGAGACGATGTACCAATCACATTCTTCAAATACTGCCCGAAGAACTGGCTCTCTTGCTATCCCAAGAACTGCAATTCCCACCACTGATTTTACCGGGGCTGAGAAAAACGAGATGAAGATCGACCAGAAACCGAGAACAAGGCGCATGTCCTTGTCTCCATGGAGGTCTAGGCAGAAGATCGACGAAGAAACCGAGCAGACAAAACAAAGCGAAAGGTCAGCTCCAAAAGAAGGCAAGAGCAAGTGGACTGATGACCAACCAGCTGCAACATCAGAAAAGAAAGGGATTTGGAACTGGAAGCCGATGCGTGCCCTGTCACACATTGGCATGCAGAAGCTTAGCTGCTTGTTCTCTGTCGAAGTTGTCGCTGTTCAGGGCCTTCCAGCTTCCATGAATGGTCTTCGAATGGCAGTTTGTGTCAGAAAGAAGGAAAGCAACGAGGGAGCCGTGCAGACCATGCCATCCAGGGTGGCACAGGGAGCTGCTGATTTTGAAGAGACTCTATTCATGAGGTGCCATATTTACTTCACCCCTGGTAGCGGAACGCAGATGAAATTCGAGCCACGACCATTTCTTATTTATGTAGTGGCTGTTGATGCTGACGAGCTTGATTTCGGGAAAAGCACAGTGGATTTGAGTAATATGGTTCAAGAATCCGTAAAGAATCGGATTCGGCAATGGGATAGTACTCTTAATCTGTCTGGTAAAGCTAAGGGAGGTGCACTCGTTCTGAAACTGGGATTCCAGATCATGGAGAAAGATGGAGGCCTTGGGATATATAGTCAGCCGGAGGGGCAGGGGCAGAAGACTGGAAAAAGCAGAATATATTCACCCTCTATCGCCCGGAAACAGTCGAAGTCATCATTTAGTATTCCGAGTCCAAGAATGTCGAGTCGAGATGAAGCATGGACACCATCACAGACTAGAGAGGCTGAAGATCTAAAAGGGATTGATGAACTGAATCTCGACGAACCAGCTCCTCTGCCTCCGCCGCCTCCTTCAATTTCTCTTCCGGTGAAAAAGCCCGAGGTACAAGAGACGAAGATGGATGATAATGACCTAATTGACTTTGATGTTGAGGATAAAGGAGTAGAAATTCAAGACAAAGACAGAGAGGAAGAAGAGCAATCTGAAGAAAATTCGAACAAAGTATCATTCTCAAGTGAGGTTGTGAAGGAAGAAGTGCAAGTTCAGGATCAATCTCACATCACACGGTTGACGGAACTAGATTCGATTGCTCAGCAAATAAAGGCTCTTGAATCTCTGATGGGGGGAGAGAAACCAATCAAAACAGATGAAGAAACCATGATAGAAGTGTTAGATGCAGATGAAGATAAAGTAACAAGAGAGTTTCTTCAAATGCTCGAGGATGCAGATGATGATATGAAGGTTAATCGTGACGAAACCCATTTGCTGAAGCTCGAAAAGTATGAAAATACAGAAGAGATGGATTCTGAGGCTTTTCTACCTGATCTTGGGAAGGGATTGGGATGTGTGGTTCAAACAAGGAACGGAGGCTACTTGGCAGCGACGAATCCTTTAGATACAGCAGTGGCAAGAAAAGACGCACCAAAACTCGCAATGCAGATATCAAAGCCACTGATTCTTCAATCAAACAAGAGTGGATTCGAGTTATTTCAGAAGATGGCAGCAATTGGTCTTGAAGAATTGACCTCTGAAATCTTATCATTGATGCCTTTGGATGAGCTCAAAGGTAAAACAGCAGAGCAGATAGCTTTTGAAGGCATTGCTTCACAAATTATACAAGGAAGGGACAAAGAAGGTGCCAGTTCAAGCGCTGCTCGAAGCATTGCTGCTCTCAAATCCATCAGAACAGCATTGAATAGCGGCAGAAAAGAAAGATTTTCAACTGGAATATGGTCTGTCAGTGAAGAATCATTAACGGTCAATGATATTTTGGCCTTTTCAATGCAGAAGATTGATAATATGACAGTAGAAGGTCTAAAAATTCAGGCAGATATTGCTGAAGAAGATGCTCCATTTGATGTCTCCCCGCTTGATGCGAAAACCACTGCAGCTGATGGCAAAGTGTTCAATCACTTGTTGGATTCTGCAATTCCCATTGAGGACTGGATAGAACAGAAAAATGCAAAAGGTTCTGATGATGATGCAGCGACCATAACTATGTCCGTAGCAGTCCAACTACGGGACCCAATGAGGCAGTATGAGGCAGTAGGAGCTCCTATGATAGCACTGATTCATGCACCATGTATATCCAGCAAACCATCTTACAATTACGAGGAGAACAAGTACAAAGCGACGAGTTTGCAAGTTGGAGGCATAAAAATAAGAACATCAGGAAACAAAAATATGTGGGATACTGAGAAGCAAAGGCTTACTTCACTGCAGTGGTTTGTAGCATATGGTTTGGGAAAGGCAGGAAAGAAGGCAAAATCATTTGCATCAAAGGGACCAGATCTTCTGTGGAGCATTTCGTCACGTGTGATGGCTGATATGTGGCTCAAACCAATAAGAAACCCTGATGTCAAATTCACCAAGTAA
- the LOC142551395 gene encoding LOW QUALITY PROTEIN: pentatricopeptide repeat-containing protein At2g13600-like (The sequence of the model RefSeq protein was modified relative to this genomic sequence to represent the inferred CDS: deleted 2 bases in 2 codons), which translates to MTARRIQLPPQLRSLLTSPLHSTIIGERYLKTLNLCDNFMLCHLQRLPSWRLMIPSSISRFISKQQKFAVQHNPVFQDFYMNISQQYCDALKASAHQQSTSTIQRIHANLISSGLYTSTFLRNHLMNAYSSCGLSNEAFRVFLEIECPNVFSWNTMINGFADSGLMSEADNLFDEMPERDIVSWNSMMSGYFKNGRAEDVVRVFVMMFWDCYGVPDLFSFSRVMKAVATLGYLKIALQLHGLVQKFEYLGDTDIGSSLVDLYIKCGALNYAEKVFLRITRPSLFCCNSMVYGYSKLYGVDRALNLFYQIPERDVVSWNTMISILSQHGIVDRALDLFSEMFQERFIPNSTTYASIISVCASIGDLSWGTHLHARIIRMTPYLDEYMGSGLVNLYAKCGWLEYPKRVFNMLKEKNEVAWTSLIWGVAQSGSPMEAIEAFKRMREVSVPSDEYTLATVLGVCCSLEDKSMGELLHAYAFRIGVDSSVPVGNAIITMYDKCGNIQGADHAFDLMLIKDIISWTAIITALSRVGNVKKAREYFNEMPERNVITWNSMLATNIQNGFWEDGLKLYVQMFRLGSKPDRITFLTSLTACACLALLKLGEQIISVAEKCGFGFTHLVVNSIVTMYSRCGRIGDAQKMFDSIVTKNTISWNAMMSGYALSGYGRKVIEVFESMLQLGYKPDHISYLSVLSGCSHSGLLSEGQHYFSLMTEIHGISPTSDHFTCMVDLFGRAGLLEKAENLIDEMPLEPNASVWGALLGACRIHGNTELAEVAMSRLINLGVANSGSYALMSNMYSDSGKLEGLSDVRISMRQKQIRKNPGCSWIEVNNRVHVFTVDDTCHPQRKEIYEKLDKLMEKIEDTGNYVYKLGFSGPKSCHSEKLAVAFGLISLPSWMTVIMKSLRICQDCHLVMKLISEATSRELVIRDARRFHHFRDGSCSCGDYW; encoded by the exons ATGACTGCTCGGCGAATCCAACTTCCCCCGCAGCTGCGAAGCCTCCTTACTTCTCCATTACATAGCACAATAATTGGAGAACGATATCTCAAGACTCTCAATTTATGTGATAATTTCATGTTATGCCATCTACAGAGGCTCCCATCATGGCGTCTCATGATCCCATCCTCCATCTCTCGCTTTATCtcaaaacaacaaaaatttGCTGTTCAACACAACCCAGTTTTCCAAGATTTCTATATGAACATATCGCAGCAGTACTGCGATGCCTTGAAAGCCTCCGCTCATCAGCAATCCACGTCTACGATCCAAAGAATCCACGCCAACCTCATTTCGTCTGGCCTCTACACTTCTACGTTTTTGCGGAATCATCTAATGAATGCATATTCCAGCTGCGGGTTGAGTAATGAGGCTTTCAGGGTGTTCTTGGAGATTGAGTGTCCAAATGTGTTTAGTTGGAACACGATGATTAATGGGTTTGCGGATTCAGGTTTGATGTCTGAGGCGGATAATTTGTTTGATGAAATGCCGGAAAGAGATATCGTGTCTTGGAACTCGATGATGTCGGGTTATTTTAAGAATGGGAGAGCTGAAGATGTGGTAAGAGTGTTTGTTATGATGTTTTGGGATTGTTATGGTGTTCctgatttattttctttttctcgcGTGATGAAGGCTGTTGCCACGCTAGGTTATCTGAAGATTGCTTTACAATTGCATGGTTTAGTTCAGAAATTTGAATATTTAGGAGATACTGATATCGGTTCTTCATTAGTTGATCTGTATATAAAGTGCGGTGCACTAAACTATGCTGAGAAAGTATTCTTAAGGATAACTAGACCTAGTTTGTTTTGCTGTAATAGCATGGTTTATGGGTATTCAAAATTGTATGGAGTTGATAGGGCtcttaatttattttatcaaattccTGAGCGTGATGTTGTTTCTTGGAACACGATGATTTCGATTCTATCTCAGCATGGGATAGTGGATCGGGCACTCGATCTATTTTCTGAGATGTTTCAAGAACGTTTTATACCAAACTCCACGACTTATGCTTCTATTATAAGTGTGTGCGCAAGCATTGGTGATTTGTCATGGGGTACTCATCTACATGCTCGAATCATTAGGATGACGCCATATCTTGATGAATATATGGGCAGTGGTTTGGTCAATTTGTATGCCAAATGTGGCTGGCTGGAGTATCCAAAGAGGGTTTTTAATATGTTGAAAGAGAAGAATGAGGTTGCGTGGACTTCTTTGATTTGGGGTGTTGCTCAATCTGGTTCCCCTATGGAAGCTATTGAGGCATTCAAAAGAATGAGGGAGGTATCTGTACCATCAGACGAATATACTCTTGCTACTGTTCTTGGAGTTTGTTGTAGTTTGGAGGACAAATCCATGGGGGAACTACTACATGCATATGCCTTTCGAATTGGAGTGGATTCTTCTGTACCCGTGGGGAATGCAATCATCACAATGTATGACAAGTGTGGTAACATTCAAGGTGCAGATCATGCCTTTGATTTGATGCTGATAAAAGATATAATATCATGGACAGCGATAATAACCGCACTTTCTCGAGTGGGAAATGTGAAAAAAGCGAGAGAATATTTCAACGAAATGCCCGAGCGGAATGTAATCACGTGGAACTCAATGTTAGCCACAAATATACAAAATGGTTTTTGGGAGGACGGGCTCAAACTCTATGTTCAGATGTTTAGACTTGGGAGTAAACCAGATCGTATTACTTTTTTAACTTCACTGACTGCATGCGCTTGTTTAGCTTTGTTGAAACTTGGAGAACAAATTATATCCGTAGCTGAAAAATGTGGCTTTGGCTTCACACATCTC GTGGTGAATAGTATTGTCACTATGTATTCAAGGTGTGGAAGAATCGGAGATGCACAAAAAATGTTTGATTCAATAGTCACAAAAAATACCATATCCTGGAATGCTATGATGTCTGGATATGCTCTGAGTGGTTATGGTAGAAAAGTGATTGAAGTTTTTGAATCGATGTTACAATTGGGATATAAACCAGACCACATAAGCTACTTGTCAGTTCTATCAGGCTGTAGCCATTCTGGACTTTTATCTGAGGGTCAACATTATTTTAGTTTGATGACTGAAATCCATGGTATCTCCCCAACATCTGATCATTTCACCTGTATGGTAGATCTGTTTGGTCGGGCAGGTTTACTGGAAAAGGCTGAAAATTTGATAGATGAAATGCCACTGGAACCAAATGCCTCTGTTTGGGGTGCTCTTCTTGGTGCTTGCCGTATTCATGGAAACACAGAATTGGCGGAAGTAGCGATGTCCCGTTTGATAAATTTGGGAGTGGCAAACTCTGGGAGCTATGCACTTATGTCCAACATGTACTCTGATTCTGGAAAGTTAGAAGGTCTTTCAGATGTGAGAATATCAATGAGACAGAAACAAATAAGAAAAAACCCTGGCTGCAGTTGGATTGAGGTCAACAACAGGGTTCATGTGTTCACCGTAGATGATACTTGTCATCCACAAAGAAAGGAAATTTACGAAAAATTGGATAAACTAATGGAAAAGATAGAGGATACTGGGAATTATGTCTATAAATTGGGTTTTTCTGGGCCAAAAAGTTGTCATAGTGAGAAACTTGCTGTGGCCTTTGGCTTGATAAGTTTGCCCTCTTGGATGACCG TTATCATGAAGAGTCTACGAATTTGTCAGGACTGTCATTTGGTGATGAAGTTGATATCTGAAGCTACATCTAGAGAATTAGTTATTAGGGATGCACGTCGCTTTCATCACTTCAGAGATGGTTCTTGTTCTTGTGGGGATTACTGGTAG